The Listeria welshimeri serovar 6b str. SLCC5334 genome has a window encoding:
- a CDS encoding PTS sugar transporter subunit IIB: protein MKNIMLMCNAGMSTSVLVRKMERVVEERNLELTIWAISETDFEKKWRKADAILLGPQVNYMKDKVIETVGDKVSVAVIDIVDYGRMNGEKVLDLAISLL, encoded by the coding sequence ATGAAAAATATTATGCTGATGTGTAATGCGGGAATGTCTACAAGTGTTTTAGTAAGAAAAATGGAACGTGTTGTAGAAGAACGTAATTTAGAATTAACTATTTGGGCTATTTCAGAAACTGATTTCGAAAAAAAATGGCGTAAAGCAGATGCAATCTTACTCGGACCCCAAGTGAATTATATGAAAGATAAAGTAATAGAAACAGTTGGTGATAAAGTATCTGTAGCAGTTATCGACATCGTGGATTATGGCCGAATGAACGGGGAGAAAGTGTTAGATTTAGCAATTAGTTTATTATAA
- a CDS encoding PTS sugar transporter subunit IIC: protein MKKFIEKLSWLSQKLGNQIHLKSMRDAFATILPFIMLAGFMVLINNVIIKPDGFMSAIISSKTLTTWQGLGNSIVNGTLGIITILIGASVAYFLAQNRKFENPFAPALMTIALIVIFIPAVTEVVPIGAEKAVEVGGVLPIALMGSAGMFVGIVTALLATEVFIRLSKSEKMKIHISGDSVPPAVIKSFNVLIPTMLTILIFAFISFLVVTLFSLNLYSLISAIIQEPLTFLVTSVPGFLTLMTISQMLYSIGIAGSGILGPIMDPVLLANMQENMTAFANHTEIPHIINTTFRDVFGVMGGGGNTIALLIAIFIWSKRKDYREIATLSAAPGLFNINEPVVFGLPIVYNLSLMIPFIISTPLCLCLAYFATKLNMISEVVVMVPWTTPVVASGFLSTGGDWRAAVFQIFLIGVCVLLYLPFLKANDRIKA from the coding sequence TTGAAAAAATTCATCGAGAAATTAAGTTGGTTATCGCAGAAGCTTGGAAATCAAATTCATTTGAAGTCTATGCGTGATGCATTCGCTACTATCTTACCTTTTATTATGTTAGCTGGATTTATGGTTTTAATTAATAACGTTATTATTAAGCCGGATGGTTTTATGTCGGCAATCATCAGTTCCAAAACACTTACTACTTGGCAAGGGCTAGGTAACAGTATTGTGAATGGGACTTTGGGGATTATTACTATTTTAATTGGGGCGTCGGTTGCGTATTTTTTAGCGCAAAATCGGAAGTTTGAAAATCCATTTGCGCCAGCATTAATGACTATCGCACTTATTGTTATCTTCATTCCAGCGGTAACTGAGGTTGTACCGATTGGAGCAGAAAAAGCTGTAGAAGTTGGAGGAGTATTGCCGATAGCATTGATGGGTTCGGCAGGGATGTTTGTTGGGATTGTAACTGCGCTCCTTGCAACGGAAGTATTCATTCGCCTTTCTAAGAGTGAGAAAATGAAGATTCATATTTCTGGTGATAGTGTACCTCCAGCAGTAATTAAATCATTCAATGTGCTTATTCCTACAATGTTAACGATACTTATTTTTGCATTTATTTCATTTTTAGTAGTGACATTATTCAGCTTGAATTTGTATTCTTTAATTAGCGCGATTATTCAAGAACCATTAACATTCCTTGTTACAAGCGTTCCGGGATTCTTGACTTTAATGACAATTTCACAAATGCTGTATTCGATTGGGATTGCGGGCAGTGGTATTCTAGGACCCATCATGGATCCGGTTCTTTTGGCAAATATGCAAGAAAATATGACAGCATTTGCGAATCATACAGAGATTCCACATATTATTAATACTACGTTCCGTGATGTTTTTGGTGTTATGGGTGGTGGCGGAAATACAATTGCGTTATTAATAGCAATTTTTATTTGGTCAAAACGAAAAGATTATCGTGAAATAGCTACTTTATCTGCGGCTCCGGGTTTATTTAACATCAATGAGCCTGTAGTATTTGGCCTTCCGATTGTTTATAACTTAAGTTTAATGATTCCATTTATTATTTCAACACCACTTTGCTTATGTTTAGCGTATTTTGCGACAAAACTGAATATGATTTCAGAAGTAGTAGTGATGGTTCCATGGACGACACCCGTTGTTGCTTCTGGATTCCTTTCAACAGGTGGAGACTGGCGCGCTGCAGTATTCCAGATTTTCTTGATTGGCGTGTGCGTACTTCTTTACCTACCGTTCTTAAAAGCCAATGATCGAATTAAAGCTTAA
- a CDS encoding BglG family transcription antiterminator, which yields MSASKLSLPRWKQIVHMLYLKMEFISGRELGEALAVNPRTIRNDIKMINEILKTGGNQIESLSGVGYRLVVSDEKILREVLLDNSVGRANMNIVPMFAEDRTDYIIRYLLLNNDYVKLEKLAEELFVSKSTINLDILEVKRKLKENGLKVEKRASYGIRITGVEVAIRFCFSRYLLVESANPLITDTERNFFSEVNLEMIEQVVISNIAKYNIHMTDISVKNLIIHIAIAVCRVKDNCYVHVTDLEDIEFSIPEFRAAQDIIKEIDLSEGIHFPESEISYLLLHLSSKNRKSDFNNYREYIIVDKMLTKIKELYGYDFKQDQKMISNIALHLKPAINRMKFNMNIQNPYLKNLKSNYPLAFELGLVAKDVLEQELKTKVNEAEVGYLAIHFLYGLDKEVVSDKQKVLIVCASGLGTSQLLESKVRKEFENALDIIGVYSFKEYEQSGTMCDFVISTVPLRMKLHPFVQVSPFLTKADIRNITALIKKDAMENQFNVDKVFKESLFLISDKKDKEQVLIDLASLLLENKIVGADYLPSLFEREEIVPTYLGNGLAAPHPIEANVQETVIGVCICSGGGVKWNEEDQAQVVFMLAVKNRQQQQLATVYELISNLVESPKAMGELKRVTNFEGFMRVLQTL from the coding sequence GTGAGTGCTTCAAAATTATCATTGCCAAGGTGGAAACAAATAGTTCATATGCTTTATTTAAAGATGGAGTTTATTAGTGGTAGAGAACTTGGGGAAGCCTTAGCTGTTAACCCTCGGACAATTAGAAATGATATTAAAATGATTAATGAAATCCTGAAGACTGGCGGAAATCAAATTGAGTCTCTTAGTGGTGTAGGGTATCGCTTAGTTGTTAGTGATGAAAAAATACTTCGTGAAGTTCTTCTGGATAATTCAGTAGGAAGAGCTAATATGAATATTGTTCCTATGTTTGCAGAGGATAGAACAGATTACATTATTCGATATTTATTATTGAATAATGATTATGTTAAGCTGGAAAAGCTAGCAGAAGAACTTTTTGTTAGTAAGTCTACAATAAATTTAGATATTTTAGAAGTTAAGCGAAAACTAAAAGAAAATGGATTAAAAGTGGAGAAACGAGCTAGCTATGGAATTAGGATTACTGGTGTAGAAGTTGCAATTCGTTTTTGTTTTTCAAGATATTTGTTAGTAGAGTCTGCAAATCCACTTATTACTGATACAGAAAGAAATTTTTTTAGCGAAGTTAATTTGGAAATGATTGAGCAGGTTGTTATTTCTAATATAGCAAAATATAATATTCATATGACAGACATTTCGGTTAAAAATTTGATTATCCATATTGCCATTGCAGTATGTCGTGTAAAGGATAATTGTTATGTGCATGTAACGGATTTGGAAGATATTGAATTTAGTATTCCTGAATTCCGCGCGGCTCAAGATATTATAAAAGAAATCGACCTTTCAGAAGGAATTCATTTCCCAGAGAGTGAGATTTCGTATCTACTTCTACATCTTAGTTCGAAAAATAGAAAAAGTGATTTCAATAATTACCGCGAGTATATTATTGTTGATAAGATGTTAACAAAAATTAAAGAATTATATGGTTATGACTTTAAGCAAGATCAAAAGATGATTTCAAATATTGCACTGCATTTAAAACCTGCTATTAATAGAATGAAATTTAACATGAATATCCAAAACCCTTATCTAAAAAATCTAAAGTCTAATTATCCACTAGCTTTCGAACTAGGTTTGGTTGCTAAAGATGTACTTGAACAAGAGCTTAAAACAAAAGTGAATGAGGCGGAGGTTGGATATTTAGCTATTCATTTTTTATATGGCTTAGATAAAGAGGTAGTATCTGATAAACAAAAAGTATTAATAGTATGCGCTTCGGGTTTAGGAACATCACAACTTTTGGAATCTAAAGTGCGAAAAGAGTTTGAGAATGCGCTTGATATAATTGGTGTATACTCTTTTAAAGAATATGAGCAGAGCGGAACGATGTGTGATTTTGTTATCTCTACAGTACCATTACGAATGAAATTGCATCCATTCGTCCAAGTGTCGCCATTTTTAACGAAAGCAGATATTCGAAATATTACGGCTTTAATCAAGAAAGATGCAATGGAAAATCAATTTAATGTGGATAAAGTTTTTAAGGAATCATTGTTTTTAATAAGTGATAAGAAAGATAAAGAGCAAGTATTGATAGATTTAGCAAGTCTGTTACTGGAAAATAAAATTGTTGGTGCAGACTATCTACCATCACTTTTTGAGCGGGAAGAAATTGTACCGACTTATTTAGGCAATGGACTTGCGGCGCCACATCCAATAGAGGCTAATGTTCAAGAAACAGTTATCGGAGTCTGTATTTGTAGTGGTGGAGGAGTGAAGTGGAATGAGGAAGACCAAGCGCAAGTTGTTTTTATGTTAGCTGTGAAAAATCGGCAACAGCAACAGCTTGCAACAGTGTATGAGCTTATTAGCAATTTAGTAGAAAGTCCAAAAGCAATGGGAGAGCTAAAACGTGTGACTAATTTTGAAGGTTTTATGCGAGTGTTACAAACATTATAA
- a CDS encoding catalase, translated as MTDRKNLTTNQGVPVGDNQNSMTAGLKGPTLLEDYVLIEKLAHFDRERVPERVVHARGAGAHGKFVTKKSMKKYTIANFLQEEGTETEVFARFSTVIHGQHSPETLRDPRGFSVKFYTEEGNYDFVGNNLPVFFIRDAIKFPDVIHSLKPDPRTNIQDGNRYWDFFSLSPEATTMIMYLFSDEGTPASYREIRGSSVHAFKWINEEGKTVYVKLRWIPKAGIVNLSTEQAAQIQGKEFNHASRDLYEAIENGDYPEWDLYVQVLDPKDLDNFDFNPLDATKDWFEDVFPYEHVGTMTLDRNPDNIFAETESVGFNPGVLVRGMLPSEDRLLQGRLFSYSDTQRHRVGPNYLQLPINSPKAPVANNQRDGQMPFKQQTSSINYEPNSYDTEPKENPAFIEQEQEIRGNISGRLIAEKPNNFGHAKEVWDRYTDAERAALVKNIVDDWSEVRDDIKIRNLRNFYQIEPEFASRVAKGTGINLEEHVTDLK; from the coding sequence ATGACAGATAGAAAGAATTTAACAACGAATCAAGGTGTGCCGGTTGGTGACAACCAAAATTCGATGACTGCGGGACTTAAAGGACCAACTTTACTAGAAGATTACGTGCTAATTGAGAAGTTGGCGCATTTTGATAGAGAACGAGTGCCAGAACGAGTTGTACATGCTCGCGGTGCTGGGGCGCACGGAAAGTTTGTTACTAAAAAAAGTATGAAAAAATATACAATCGCTAATTTTTTACAAGAAGAAGGAACTGAAACAGAGGTTTTTGCTCGTTTTTCAACAGTAATTCATGGCCAACATTCTCCAGAAACATTGCGTGATCCACGTGGGTTCTCTGTTAAATTTTATACGGAAGAAGGGAATTACGACTTTGTCGGAAATAACTTGCCGGTGTTCTTTATTCGTGATGCGATTAAGTTTCCAGACGTTATTCATTCCTTGAAGCCCGATCCGCGCACGAATATTCAAGATGGTAATCGCTATTGGGATTTCTTTAGTTTATCTCCAGAAGCTACCACGATGATTATGTATTTATTTAGTGATGAAGGAACTCCGGCATCTTATCGTGAAATTCGTGGATCTAGTGTTCACGCGTTTAAATGGATTAATGAAGAAGGTAAAACTGTCTATGTAAAACTGCGCTGGATTCCAAAAGCAGGAATCGTGAACCTTTCGACAGAGCAAGCTGCGCAAATTCAGGGAAAAGAATTTAACCATGCGAGTCGTGATTTGTATGAAGCAATTGAAAACGGAGATTATCCAGAGTGGGATTTATATGTGCAAGTGCTGGATCCGAAAGACTTAGATAACTTTGATTTCAATCCACTAGACGCTACAAAAGATTGGTTTGAAGATGTATTTCCTTATGAACATGTTGGAACGATGACACTTGACCGCAATCCAGATAATATTTTTGCGGAAACAGAATCAGTTGGTTTTAATCCTGGTGTACTTGTACGCGGTATGCTGCCTTCTGAGGACCGTTTGTTGCAAGGCCGTCTGTTCTCTTACTCTGATACGCAAAGACACCGTGTGGGGCCAAACTATTTACAACTTCCAATTAACAGCCCGAAAGCACCTGTTGCGAATAACCAACGTGATGGTCAGATGCCATTTAAGCAGCAAACGAGTTCGATTAATTATGAGCCAAATAGTTATGATACAGAACCAAAAGAAAATCCAGCATTTATCGAACAAGAACAAGAAATTCGTGGCAACATCTCTGGTCGTCTGATTGCTGAAAAACCAAATAATTTTGGTCATGCAAAAGAAGTATGGGACCGCTATACAGATGCCGAACGCGCAGCACTTGTGAAAAACATTGTCGATGATTGGTCTGAAGTACGAGATGATATTAAAATCCGTAACTTACGCAACTTTTATCAAATAGAGCCAGAATTTGCTAGTCGAGTGGCTAAGGGAACTGGTATTAATCTTGAAGAACATGTAACAGATTTAAAATAA
- a CDS encoding DUF951 domain-containing protein: MFMEKKHFDLNDIVEMKKPHPCGTNRFKIIRMGMDIRIKCEGCGHSVMIPRREFERKVKKILVKAVQE; the protein is encoded by the coding sequence ATGTTTATGGAAAAAAAGCATTTCGATTTAAATGATATTGTAGAAATGAAAAAGCCCCATCCATGTGGTACCAATCGTTTTAAGATCATTCGCATGGGGATGGATATTCGTATTAAGTGCGAAGGTTGCGGACATAGTGTCATGATTCCACGTCGCGAATTCGAGCGAAAAGTGAAGAAAATCTTAGTTAAGGCTGTACAAGAATAA
- a CDS encoding ParB/RepB/Spo0J family partition protein, protein MAKGLGKGINALFNNVDANEETVQNIAIKEIKPNPYQPRKIFDTKAINELRDSIKIHGVLQPIILRNAKKGYEIVVGERRFRAAKEAKLKEIPAVVRDLTEEEMMELSVIENLQREDLSPLEEAESYQFLMKKLSLTQAKLAERVGKSRPYIANFVRLLTLPEEVQVMLRDGSLSAGHGRVLLGLKLKKNIIPTAKKAVAQGLTVRQLEDVVNNLNDNVSRETIKPARVPIFIRESESQLRDKFGTAVSIKRRDKKGKIEIEFLSDDDLDRILEILDIQFDDE, encoded by the coding sequence ATGGCTAAAGGTCTAGGTAAAGGAATCAATGCGTTATTCAATAATGTTGATGCGAATGAAGAAACTGTTCAAAATATCGCTATAAAAGAAATCAAGCCCAATCCATATCAACCACGTAAAATTTTTGATACGAAAGCAATCAATGAATTACGTGATTCTATTAAAATCCACGGCGTTTTACAACCAATTATTTTAAGAAATGCTAAAAAAGGATATGAAATCGTTGTAGGTGAGCGGAGATTCCGCGCAGCAAAAGAAGCTAAATTAAAAGAAATACCAGCAGTTGTGCGTGATTTAACGGAAGAAGAAATGATGGAGCTGTCTGTCATTGAAAACTTGCAACGGGAAGATTTGTCTCCGTTAGAAGAAGCTGAATCGTATCAATTCCTTATGAAAAAATTAAGTCTAACACAAGCGAAATTAGCAGAACGTGTTGGGAAAAGCAGACCTTATATTGCTAATTTTGTTCGTCTTTTGACATTGCCTGAAGAAGTTCAAGTAATGCTTCGTGATGGCTCTTTATCAGCTGGTCATGGACGAGTGTTATTAGGTTTAAAACTCAAGAAAAATATCATCCCAACTGCTAAAAAAGCTGTGGCACAAGGGTTAACAGTTCGTCAATTGGAAGACGTTGTGAACAATTTGAATGACAATGTTTCACGTGAAACAATCAAACCAGCAAGAGTTCCTATCTTTATTCGTGAAAGTGAAAGCCAATTACGTGATAAATTTGGAACAGCCGTTTCGATTAAACGTCGCGATAAAAAAGGTAAAATTGAAATTGAATTTTTATCAGATGATGATTTAGATCGTATTTTAGAGATTTTAGATATTCAGTTTGATGATGAATAG
- a CDS encoding ParA family protein, translating to MSKVIALANQKGGVGKTTSSVNLSSSLAFLGKKVLLVDIDPQGNASSGVGVNKGEIEHCIYDVLVDDVAIQDVLQKTDLDNLNVIPATIQLAGAEVELVPAISREIRLKKAIDSIRDDYDYVIIDCPPSLGLLTLNALTAADSVLIPVQCEYYALEGLSQLLNTIRIVQKHLNEDLEIEGVLLTMLDARTNLGIQVIEEVKKYFQNKVFNTIIPRNVRLSEAPSHGKPILLYDAKSKGAEVYLELAKEVVAHG from the coding sequence TTGAGCAAAGTGATTGCACTGGCAAACCAAAAAGGTGGGGTTGGTAAAACGACATCATCCGTTAATTTAAGCTCTAGCCTAGCTTTTTTAGGTAAAAAAGTGTTACTAGTAGATATTGACCCACAAGGAAACGCATCAAGTGGTGTTGGTGTAAATAAAGGCGAAATCGAACATTGCATTTATGATGTATTGGTTGACGATGTGGCCATTCAAGATGTGTTACAAAAAACAGATTTAGATAATCTAAATGTTATTCCGGCAACAATTCAACTTGCAGGTGCTGAAGTAGAGCTAGTTCCGGCGATTTCACGTGAAATTAGACTCAAAAAAGCAATCGACTCAATTCGTGATGATTATGATTATGTGATTATTGATTGTCCACCATCACTTGGTCTGTTGACTTTAAATGCTTTAACAGCAGCAGATTCTGTTTTAATTCCTGTTCAATGTGAGTATTATGCGTTAGAAGGCTTGAGCCAGTTATTAAATACAATAAGAATAGTTCAAAAGCATCTTAATGAAGATTTAGAAATAGAAGGTGTTTTACTAACTATGTTAGATGCTAGGACGAATTTAGGCATACAAGTAATAGAAGAAGTGAAAAAATACTTCCAAAATAAAGTATTTAATACCATTATCCCACGTAATGTACGTTTAAGTGAGGCGCCTAGTCATGGAAAACCGATTTTGTTGTATGATGCAAAATCGAAAGGTGCAGAAGTTTATTTAGAATTAGCAAAGGAAGTGGTTGCACATGGCTAA
- a CDS encoding helix-turn-helix domain-containing protein — MAKIIFVKDEQNEFQAYDFLQNLIVEEPLMATLVFQGLLQLETAETRKLSTGKQILPDVHLIIGKSQAYSLQTNRIETTVDQPIQEMKAHFKDKNCRLIYFTAFSGDETYYCFVKGYFKDKNPFTDQMGAYREEAKRLFLRRTEAETSIGNSDYQFETLKNKALENEGIAHYLESFSASLGKYIFSKRMEKKWSQLDLALKSDLSPVVIGRLEAGDPDLTLRMYQKVCTVLGVKTTFSVD; from the coding sequence ATGGCAAAAATCATTTTTGTGAAAGACGAACAAAATGAGTTCCAAGCGTATGATTTTTTACAAAACTTAATTGTGGAAGAGCCTCTAATGGCTACTTTAGTATTTCAAGGACTATTGCAATTAGAAACAGCAGAAACAAGAAAACTAAGTACTGGAAAGCAAATTCTCCCCGATGTACATTTGATTATCGGTAAAAGTCAGGCTTATTCTCTACAAACCAATCGTATTGAAACGACAGTTGACCAACCGATTCAAGAAATGAAAGCGCATTTTAAAGATAAAAATTGTCGTTTAATTTACTTCACTGCATTTAGTGGAGATGAAACCTATTATTGCTTTGTTAAGGGGTACTTTAAAGATAAAAATCCATTCACAGATCAAATGGGCGCCTATCGCGAAGAGGCGAAACGGCTCTTCTTGCGTCGAACCGAAGCAGAAACAAGTATTGGTAACTCGGATTATCAATTTGAAACATTGAAAAACAAAGCATTAGAAAATGAAGGTATTGCTCACTACTTAGAAAGTTTTTCAGCAAGCTTAGGGAAATATATTTTCTCTAAACGAATGGAAAAGAAATGGTCACAATTAGATTTAGCTCTTAAATCTGATTTATCACCAGTTGTTATTGGACGTTTAGAAGCAGGGGACCCAGATTTAACTCTTAGAATGTATCAGAAAGTCTGCACAGTTCTAGGAGTTAAGACCACATTTTCTGTAGATTAA
- the noc gene encoding nucleoid occlusion protein, translating to MPFSRLFGKKEKNQMDDIVEEGVQRVLELPMDKIFPNQFQPRTVFDQDKIDELARTIRIHGVIQPIVVREMEPDYYEIIAGERRFRAVLSLELEKIPAIIQNLDDEEVAAIALIENLQREELTPIEEAKAYRSLLDMQDVTQEALAQRVGKSQSAIANKLRLLKLPEAVQQAVLNKQISERHARSLLALETEATQVDLLAEIEENHWNVKQTEARIQEILGVKKPTTTKKTKPKRQAISRDVRIAMNTIKQSVTMVKDNGMDLDFKEEETDDFYQITIQIPKKK from the coding sequence ATGCCTTTTTCACGTTTATTTGGAAAAAAAGAGAAGAATCAAATGGATGATATAGTAGAAGAAGGAGTACAACGTGTACTAGAACTTCCTATGGATAAAATTTTCCCGAATCAATTCCAACCACGGACAGTATTTGATCAAGATAAGATTGATGAACTTGCTCGTACTATCCGAATTCACGGTGTTATTCAACCGATAGTGGTTAGAGAAATGGAGCCGGATTATTATGAAATCATTGCGGGAGAGCGTCGTTTCCGTGCAGTTCTTTCTTTGGAATTGGAAAAAATCCCAGCAATTATTCAGAATTTAGATGATGAAGAAGTAGCTGCGATTGCGTTAATTGAAAACTTACAACGGGAAGAATTAACCCCAATTGAAGAAGCGAAAGCATATCGGAGCTTATTAGATATGCAAGATGTAACACAAGAAGCACTTGCGCAGCGTGTTGGAAAAAGTCAATCTGCTATCGCGAACAAATTGCGTCTTTTAAAATTACCAGAAGCTGTCCAACAAGCCGTGCTTAATAAACAAATTTCTGAGCGTCATGCTCGTTCATTATTAGCTCTAGAAACTGAAGCAACGCAAGTGGACCTTTTAGCAGAAATAGAAGAAAATCACTGGAACGTTAAACAGACAGAAGCAAGAATTCAAGAAATTTTAGGTGTGAAAAAACCTACAACTACTAAAAAAACGAAACCAAAACGCCAAGCAATTAGTCGCGATGTACGTATTGCTATGAACACGATTAAACAGTCGGTAACTATGGTCAAGGATAACGGAATGGACTTAGATTTTAAAGAAGAAGAAACAGATGATTTTTATCAAATTACCATTCAAATTCCTAAAAAGAAATAA
- a CDS encoding N-acetylmannosamine-6-phosphate 2-epimerase, which translates to MNNSVKEKIKGGLVVSCQALSNEPLHSSFIMSKMALAAVQSGAVGIRANTTKDIKAIEEQVDVPIIGIFKNEYEGSEVFITPTYKEVKEICESGAQIVAMDATTRLRPHGEKLDEIIKTVRKEFPNILLMADTSSLEDVKYADALGFDFIGTTLYGYTEATTGKNISDNQFAYLKEVLKSTTTPIIAEGKIDTPEKAREVLALGCYSVVVGGAITRPQEITKRFINEMKKDHLGKS; encoded by the coding sequence ATGAATAATTCTGTGAAAGAAAAAATAAAAGGCGGGCTAGTAGTTTCTTGTCAGGCCTTATCTAACGAGCCACTTCACAGCTCGTTTATCATGTCAAAAATGGCTCTAGCTGCGGTTCAGAGTGGTGCGGTTGGAATTCGAGCAAATACAACAAAAGATATCAAGGCTATTGAAGAACAAGTTGATGTTCCGATAATAGGTATTTTTAAAAATGAATATGAAGGCTCAGAGGTGTTTATCACACCAACTTATAAAGAAGTCAAAGAAATTTGTGAATCTGGCGCTCAAATTGTGGCTATGGATGCGACAACAAGGTTAAGACCACATGGTGAAAAGTTAGATGAAATTATAAAAACAGTGAGAAAAGAATTTCCAAATATTCTTTTAATGGCTGACACAAGTAGCTTGGAAGATGTAAAATACGCTGATGCGCTAGGTTTTGATTTTATTGGCACAACACTCTATGGATATACCGAAGCAACTACAGGGAAAAATATTAGTGATAATCAATTTGCTTATTTAAAAGAAGTTTTAAAAAGCACCACCACACCGATTATTGCAGAAGGAAAAATTGATACACCTGAAAAAGCGAGAGAAGTACTTGCTTTAGGTTGTTATTCAGTTGTTGTAGGTGGTGCGATAACTAGACCTCAAGAAATTACAAAACGTTTTATTAATGAAATGAAAAAAGACCATTTAGGTAAAAGTTAA
- the rsmG gene encoding 16S rRNA (guanine(527)-N(7))-methyltransferase RsmG, whose amino-acid sequence MNPEQFKTALAEKGIELSATQMKQFHDYFEMLVEWNEKMNLTAITDEKEVYLKHFYDSISATFYVDFTSFDSICDVGAGAGFPSIPIKICFPHLKVSIVDSLKKRMTFLDALAEKLGLTDVHFYHDRAETFGQNKAHREKYDLVTARAVARMSVLAELCIPLVKKGGSFLVMKAAQAEQELQIAEKAIKLFGGKVVDHFSFLLPVEESERNIYVINKTKETPNKYPRKPGTPNKLPIE is encoded by the coding sequence ATGAATCCAGAACAATTCAAAACGGCGCTTGCTGAAAAAGGAATAGAATTAAGTGCCACGCAAATGAAACAATTCCATGATTATTTTGAAATGTTAGTAGAATGGAATGAAAAAATGAATTTAACAGCTATTACAGATGAAAAAGAAGTGTATTTAAAGCATTTCTACGACTCCATTTCGGCCACTTTTTATGTAGACTTTACTTCATTCGATTCCATTTGTGATGTTGGTGCTGGCGCTGGTTTCCCAAGCATTCCAATAAAAATCTGTTTTCCACATTTAAAAGTAAGTATCGTGGACTCTCTGAAAAAACGTATGACTTTCTTAGATGCGCTGGCAGAAAAATTAGGCTTAACAGATGTTCATTTTTATCATGATCGGGCGGAAACATTTGGTCAAAACAAAGCGCACCGTGAAAAATATGACCTCGTAACCGCACGTGCAGTAGCAAGAATGAGCGTATTAGCCGAGCTTTGCATACCACTTGTGAAAAAAGGCGGATCTTTCCTAGTGATGAAAGCAGCTCAAGCCGAACAAGAACTACAAATAGCCGAAAAAGCCATTAAACTATTTGGCGGAAAAGTCGTTGATCATTTTTCTTTCTTATTACCAGTAGAAGAAAGCGAACGAAATATCTATGTCATCAATAAAACAAAAGAAACACCAAACAAATACCCACGAAAACCTGGAACACCAAACAAATTACCAATCGAATAA